The Pirellulales bacterium DNA segment ACCCTAAGTCTAAGCCGTGCCTTGCCTTGCGGCGGTCGTATCCGCGAGTTAGAATTCCACGGCGGATGTCGGAGGCCATTCGGAGAATTGGCCTAACGCTAGTGGCCCGAGGAGGTTGCGGCGTCGATTGAAGCTACTGATTGCCTTGAAAATAGCCGTTTTCGTTCGCCCGACCGATGACTGCTGGCCGCGAAGTCGCTCCGATAGCCTACGATTGCAAAATAGACCGTAAGCCCTGCGAGTCTAGTGGAGCCGGAAATGCAGAGCGAATTTGCAATTCGGGCGGCTGTCGGCTCGCGTTGCCTGCGGGCTTTCATGGAGGAAGCCAATGTACTATGCACGTTGGATCACCATCGCTTGGCCAGGCCTGACTCAGCTCTGGCTTACCGGGGCGTGGTGGGGGTTGGCGCTCGGAATCGCGTTCGCTTGGCTGGTGAATTTGGCGCTGGTGTCCACGTTTGTGTGGACCGAGCTGATCGACATTTGGTCGCGGGCTGGTGTGTGGGGATTGGCGGCGGTGGTTTGGGCGTTGTCGGCAAAGTTGTCCGTTGCTCAGATTCGTCGATTCGATCCAAATGTATCAGGTAACGACGCGGAGGACTTGTTTCGCCGTGCCGGGCGCGAATACTTAAGTGGGAACTGGATTGCGGCGGAACAACTGTTGACGCAACTCGTTCGTAGTAATCCAAAGGACGTC contains these protein-coding regions:
- a CDS encoding tetratricopeptide repeat protein, translating into MYYARWITIAWPGLTQLWLTGAWWGLALGIAFAWLVNLALVSTFVWTELIDIWSRAGVWGLAAVVWALSAKLSVAQIRRFDPNVSGNDAEDLFRRAGREYLSGNWIAAEQLLTQLVRSNPKDVDAQLMLASLLRRTGQLTEASQRLRRLEATDGAEKWKAEIKRERQLLDEQFHPAAAEEQEVTAADTESANNEEEPPANQAA